One Gemmatimonadales bacterium genomic window, TCGCGACACGCCCTCCGGCAGCTCGCCGATGACCCGACGCACCAGCGTATCAGGCAGGTCGAGTTCGTCGAGACGAAGCTGCGCTCTCGGCTGACCGTCGACCGTCCAGAGCCCGAGTACCGCGGGAAACGACTGCCGAGCCAGCGGCGACGACTGCCAGATCTGGAACAATTCGGAGGTGGTGCGCGGCGCCGCCCCCTCGTCCACCTGGTCGATGAAGATCTCCAGGAGCGGCACCACGATCGGATCGGCCCGGCTGCCAAGCGCTCCCAAGTCGGCCCGGGCCGCCGCCACCCGCCCTTCGACCTCGGCACCCCAGACCATCAATGACGCGGCGCTCCCGACCGCCACACCGATCCCGGCCAGGCCGACGATCCGTCGCGCCGGCCAGACGACCAGCGTGATCGCCACCGCCCAAAGCACAGGATACCAGTCCGGCCATCCGTACCTGGCGTTCCAGATCCCGAGCCCGATCACGGTGGCGGCGATCGCGATGGCGGCCCCGAGCGCGACCGGCGTACGGCGACCCGAAGCCCGCCGCGGCAACAGGGCCGCCGCAACCATCACGATGGCAAACGCCACGAGAAACACGACCAGTTGCCAGACGACCCAGAGCTCGGCGGACACACCGTCGAGCGGCACCTGGATGCCGCGACCCAGGCGACTGACGAGATACGGAGCCGCCAGGAGCAACACACCCGCCACCGGCATGCCGAGCCATCGTGGCACATCGAGACGAGGCCGGATCGCCAGCGCCAGGAGCGCCACCACCACACTCACCGCAGCAAGCGGAGCTGCCGACTCCGACAACGGGCCGAGCAACGGGTGATGAAACGCATAGGAGGAGAAGAGCGCGGGCACGTCCAGCGCCCCGTCAAGCGGAGCGCGGGTCAGGATGGCAACCGGAAGGCCCAGCAGCGCAAAACGGGCCCAGCCCGGCGCCGCAACCACCAGCGCAACCAACAGGGCCAGTACCGCCGCCAGCAGGAGGCGCGGCACCGCCGAACGATAGGTCCGCTCATGCGCCTCGGTCTGACTGGGCGGCGCCAGCTGCACACTGAAGAGAAGCCGGCTGCCGCCATCGGCCGTCGGCTCCAGGTAATCGAAAACGTCCGAGGTGTCTGGCGCGATGCCGGTCAGCAGGACTTCGACGCCGACGCCAGCCCGCCGCTCGAACCGGCGCGCCAGACTCCGCCCTTGATCCGGCACGGTCGAGTCCGCCGCCAGCAGCAGGGAGACGATGGCGGTCCGCTGATTGGGAAGTTCGCGGCGGCCCTCGAGGACCGCGTAGTATGGAGCCCGGCGAAAATCGATCGAGCCGCCCTGCGATTCGGGAGGAAGACGGTGCCGTCCCGCCCAGGCAAACGGGGTCCCATCGGCTTCGACAATGACGACGCCCGTTTCGACAGGAGCATCCGCGACGGCCCGCGCCAGCCGGCCCAGCGCCCGGTCGCGCGGCAGCATTTCCGCCTGAGCCGCCTCCTCCAGCACCCGGCCGATCGAAGCTCGAGAGGCCTTGATCTCCCGTAGCCACTCCGCCGCCGCCCGCGTAATTTGGCTCTCGCGGACCGCAGGCCAAGACCGCCTGATACGTTCGATGCTGACGTGGCTGAAGCCGAGCAGAAGGGTCTGACCGACCAGTACGGCTGCGAGCAGCAGACTGGCCCCGCGACGTCGCGGCAGCGCCAGCGCGGCACCTAGCCAGGCAACGACCGCGGCCAGCGCCAGGCCAAAGCCAGGCGCGCGGATCCATTCGGCCAGCAACAGATACCCGGCAAGCAGGAGCAACAGCCAGCGATGACGCCAGACCAGGTCGATCACCCGAAGCCGGTGCTTCTCGCCTGCATGACCGCCCTCGCGGTCCGCCGCATTCTCAGCTCGAATCCCCGCCTCCTGATCCCCGCAGGAACCCTGATTGCCAGGGGTCCGGAATTACCGCTTGGTGCGGATACGCTGATCGTCGAACGGCTGGCGCACGACCTCTCCGCCCGCCTTCAGATTGCCTGCAGTCCGGTCATTCCGTTCGGAGTCCATGCCGACCGCGACCCGGAGGCCCCCGGCAGCGCATCCCTGACCCGCAAGACCCTGCACCGCATGCTCAACGAACTTATTGCCGCCTGGGAGACGGAAGCAAAGGTCGACGACGTCGTCATCCTGACGGCCCATGCAGCCGACGCCCACCTCGAAGCCCTGAGCACCATCCGCGCCCTCGGACGGGTTACCCTGATCGACATCTTTGCCGCCCCGCTCCCCGAGGTGAGC contains:
- a CDS encoding creatininase family protein, with protein sequence MTPDQVDHPKPVLLACMTALAVRRILSSNPRLLIPAGTLIARGPELPLGADTLIVERLAHDLSARLQIACSPVIPFGVHADRDPEAPGSASLTRKTLHRMLNELIAAWETEAKVDDVVILTAHAADAHLEALSTIRALGRVTLIDIFAAPLPEVSPALITTSILLAIAPDTVDTTLLPPGLAETRATGDHYYEIIMQYLLERVERSAEAS